In a genomic window of Deinococcus aerophilus:
- a CDS encoding vWA domain-containing protein, which produces MSEPVPANLAARITAFAARLRTRHGFLIGPGEAADALRAAGAVELLDRRQLRDALRAVLTDRPEQTRSFDHEFNVFFRRDGEPPPPELPPLLSETGAPGAEQDPAATPRPPQGQEGQVPTPAPPQTGEEPELVPAPAKPQGKAADHPDDADGDLQTVQTRLSPNAGAGGAVHTAADDLNELLRAASALIRVVELGQARRLRPMARGPKLDARRTLRAAARTAGDPAALRWLGRPRRAPRFLLVLDGSRSMGKDATLLLRFAQALHLRSRRVEVYAFSTGLTRLTPHLRRTRPGQPLALPDLGEAWGGGTRIGENLLQLARQERERVNRDTVVLILSDGLDTGEVEVLERALRDLKRRAGRVVWLSPLAALPGYQPVQRAIRAALPHLDALLPAGGMDDLLRLGARLHRS; this is translated from the coding sequence GTGAGTGAGCCCGTTCCGGCCAACCTCGCGGCCCGCATCACGGCCTTCGCCGCCCGGCTGCGCACACGCCACGGCTTTCTGATCGGCCCCGGCGAGGCGGCGGACGCGCTGCGGGCCGCCGGGGCCGTGGAGTTGCTGGACCGGAGGCAGCTGCGCGACGCCCTGCGCGCCGTCCTCACCGACCGCCCCGAGCAGACGCGGAGCTTTGACCACGAATTCAATGTCTTCTTTCGCCGCGACGGCGAACCGCCGCCCCCCGAGCTGCCGCCACTGCTGTCCGAGACCGGGGCCCCCGGCGCGGAGCAGGACCCCGCAGCCACGCCCCGCCCACCACAGGGGCAAGAGGGACAGGTCCCCACCCCGGCCCCTCCCCAGACTGGCGAGGAGCCCGAGCTGGTCCCGGCCCCGGCGAAACCGCAGGGAAAGGCGGCGGACCATCCGGACGACGCGGACGGCGACCTGCAGACGGTCCAGACCCGCCTCAGCCCGAATGCGGGGGCGGGCGGCGCGGTGCACACGGCAGCCGACGACCTCAATGAACTGTTGCGGGCGGCCTCCGCATTGATCCGGGTGGTGGAACTGGGTCAGGCCCGGCGGCTGCGTCCGATGGCCCGCGGCCCAAAGCTGGACGCCCGCCGGACCCTGCGTGCCGCCGCCCGCACGGCCGGCGACCCGGCCGCGCTGCGCTGGCTGGGCCGCCCGCGCCGTGCGCCGCGCTTTCTGCTCGTGCTGGACGGCAGCCGCAGCATGGGCAAGGACGCCACGCTGCTGCTGCGTTTTGCCCAGGCGCTGCACCTGCGCTCGCGCCGGGTGGAGGTCTACGCCTTTTCCACCGGCCTGACCCGGCTGACTCCCCACCTGCGCCGCACGCGTCCGGGGCAGCCGCTCGCGCTGCCCGATCTGGGAGAGGCCTGGGGCGGCGGCACCCGCATCGGCGAGAACCTGTTGCAGCTGGCCCGCCAGGAACGCGAACGGGTCAACCGCGACACGGTGGTGCTGATTCTCAGTGACGGCCTGGACACCGGCGAGGTGGAGGTTCTGGAACGTGCCCTGCGTGACCTGAAGCGCCGCGCGGGCCGGGTGGTGTGGCTCTCGCCCCTGGCCGCGCTGCCGGGCTATCAACCGGTGCAGCGGGCCATCCGCGCGGCGCTGCCCCACCTGGACGCGCTGCTGCCCGCCGGCGGCATGGACGACCTGCTGCGTCTGGGCGCCCGGTTGCACCGTTCATAA
- a CDS encoding AAA family ATPase produces MTASRSDGLPTPADLQADFRARGYVTGEALSTALRLVVALQKPLLLEGPAGVGKTEAAKTLAGVLGTRLIRLQCYEGLDAQAALYEWNYARQLLHLRAAEVGGARVDDDELYGERFLMARPLLQAICEDVSPVLLIDEVDRADDAFEAFLFELLAEWQITVPELGTISARTRPHVILTSNRSRELSDALRRRCLYHWVEYPSARQELEIVHARLPGVNAALARQVTDAVHALRQLPLGKPPGVAETLDWAAALLSLHRDHLDAPSIEATLGAVLKLREDQLLAAPTLRGVAAQTPGQD; encoded by the coding sequence GTGACCGCCTCCCGTTCCGACGGGCTGCCCACCCCGGCCGACCTGCAGGCCGACTTCCGCGCGCGCGGCTACGTGACAGGCGAGGCGCTCTCGACCGCCCTGCGGCTGGTGGTGGCCCTGCAAAAACCCCTGCTGCTGGAGGGCCCGGCAGGCGTGGGCAAGACCGAGGCCGCCAAGACGCTCGCCGGGGTGCTGGGCACCCGGTTGATCCGCCTGCAATGTTACGAGGGCCTGGACGCCCAGGCCGCACTGTACGAATGGAACTACGCCCGGCAGCTGCTGCACCTGCGCGCCGCCGAGGTGGGGGGCGCTCGGGTGGACGACGACGAGCTGTACGGCGAACGCTTTCTGATGGCCCGCCCGCTGCTGCAGGCCATCTGCGAGGACGTCTCGCCGGTGCTGCTGATCGACGAGGTTGACCGCGCCGACGACGCCTTCGAGGCCTTCCTGTTCGAGCTGCTCGCCGAGTGGCAGATCACCGTGCCGGAGCTAGGGACCATCTCCGCGCGCACGCGGCCCCACGTGATTCTGACGAGCAACCGCTCACGCGAACTGAGTGACGCCCTGCGCCGGCGCTGCCTGTACCACTGGGTCGAGTACCCCTCGGCCCGCCAGGAACTGGAGATCGTGCATGCCCGGCTGCCCGGGGTGAACGCCGCGCTGGCCCGGCAGGTGACCGACGCCGTACATGCGCTGCGCCAGCTGCCGCTGGGCAAGCCGCCTGGCGTGGCCGAGACGCTGGACTGGGCGGCGGCGCTGCTGAGCCTGCACCGCGACCATCTGGACGCGCCCAGCATCGAGGCCACACTGGGCGCGGTTCTCAAGTTGCGCGAGGACCAGCTGCTTGCCGCGCCGACCCTGCGGGGCGTGGCGGCCCAGACTCCCGGGCAGGATTGA
- a CDS encoding SRPBCC family protein — protein sequence MKLNYSGQEQVGAAPAVVWAFVQDPERVARCLPDVQEVVVHDQTHMDATVQVGVGMVRGKFKFKIEVLPDEPQGRVNVKVQGGGLGSLVDLTAGANVLDNGDGTTTLDWTGEASMRGPLATVGGRALDVQAKKLIQKTFENMSTHIEASAGTLA from the coding sequence ATGAAACTCAATTACTCGGGACAGGAACAGGTGGGGGCCGCCCCGGCGGTGGTGTGGGCCTTCGTGCAGGACCCGGAGCGGGTGGCGCGCTGCCTGCCCGACGTGCAGGAGGTTGTGGTCCATGACCAGACCCACATGGACGCCACCGTGCAGGTGGGCGTGGGCATGGTGCGCGGCAAGTTCAAGTTCAAGATCGAGGTGCTGCCCGACGAGCCGCAGGGCCGCGTGAACGTCAAGGTGCAGGGCGGCGGGCTGGGCAGCCTCGTGGACCTGACGGCGGGGGCCAACGTGCTCGACAACGGCGACGGCACCACCACCCTGGACTGGACCGGTGAGGCGAGCATGCGCGGCCCGCTCGCCACGGTCGGCGGACGGGCGCTGGACGTGCAGGCCAAAAAACTGATCCAGAAAACCTTCGAGAACATGAGCACCCACATCGAGGCCTCGGCGGGCACGCTGGCGTAG
- a CDS encoding nucleotidyltransferase family protein yields the protein MSSEPSPVAGVLLAAGRSVRMVQPKQLAVLGGQPLCRHAARALAAAYTPLLAVVPPGEVGEGIRAALSGLEFAFVVNPHPERGLASSFRVAAGALPGGLGGAAFALADMPLVTAALHRELLRAFRETGAPVVLAAYGEGKEAVRAPPHLLRADLLPALLTLPDADHGPRSVLAAHARGAVTCHFPAELLLDVDTPQALAAAVERLNL from the coding sequence ATGTCTTCCGAGCCTTCCCCGGTGGCGGGCGTGCTGCTCGCCGCGGGCCGCAGCGTCCGCATGGTCCAGCCCAAGCAGCTTGCTGTGCTGGGCGGGCAGCCGCTGTGCCGCCACGCGGCGCGTGCTCTCGCGGCGGCCTACACGCCGCTGCTCGCGGTGGTGCCTCCCGGCGAGGTCGGTGAGGGAATCCGCGCGGCACTGAGCGGCCTGGAGTTTGCCTTCGTGGTCAATCCCCACCCGGAGCGCGGTCTGGCCTCCTCGTTCCGGGTGGCCGCGGGGGCGTTGCCCGGCGGCCTGGGCGGCGCGGCCTTCGCGCTGGCCGACATGCCGCTGGTAACGGCGGCGCTGCACCGGGAGCTGCTGCGTGCCTTCCGGGAGACCGGTGCGCCCGTGGTGCTGGCGGCCTACGGCGAGGGCAAGGAGGCCGTGCGCGCTCCGCCGCACCTGCTGCGCGCCGATCTGTTGCCCGCGCTGCTCACCCTGCCCGACGCCGACCACGGCCCCCGGTCGGTGCTGGCCGCCCACGCGCGCGGGGCGGTGACCTGCCATTTTCCCGCCGAACTGCTGCTGGACGTGGACACGCCGCAGGCGCTCGCGGCAGCTGTGGAACGGCTGAACCTTTGA
- a CDS encoding class I SAM-dependent RNA methyltransferase, with product MSDAAHPEMSTPPPSAALLTLEIEKLVAGGLGLARDGDGVVLVRGALPGERVTARVRAGRGVRQGVVQEVLNASPDRVEAPELPTADLAHASYAAQLRFKRDFVTEALIRIAKVRHPVNETVPSPSEWHYRNAAQYLVTPQGLAYRERRGRDPLVVHGDPLVMQAIADVVARLDPALLDPATEIAFRASLLTGEVVAAVIGAGETRTFLRASDHLMNAGVVGVSLAQPAGRRFSAGVRLIAGEADIREQFGRVQVSVSATGFAQVNPPAAGLAYVRAAELAGSGEHAVDLYGGSGAIGRHLAPNFRRVTVLDAAAEALARGRQDVAESGETNVTFRDGDAARFSELGTDVIVVDPPRAGLEEGAREHIHSSTADRLVYISCDPATWARDVGDLTRRGWKLGEVTPHDFYPQTSHVELVSVFNR from the coding sequence ATGTCTGACGCTGCCCACCCTGAAATGTCTACCCCCCCACCCTCCGCAGCGCTGCTGACGCTGGAGATCGAGAAACTGGTCGCGGGCGGCCTGGGGCTGGCCCGGGACGGCGACGGCGTGGTGCTTGTGCGCGGCGCGCTGCCCGGCGAACGGGTCACGGCGCGGGTGCGCGCGGGCCGGGGCGTGCGCCAGGGCGTGGTGCAGGAGGTTCTGAATGCCAGCCCCGACCGTGTGGAGGCCCCCGAGCTGCCCACCGCCGACCTCGCCCACGCGTCCTACGCCGCGCAACTGAGATTCAAGCGCGACTTCGTGACCGAGGCGCTGATCCGCATCGCCAAGGTCCGCCACCCCGTGAACGAGACGGTGCCCAGCCCGAGCGAGTGGCACTACCGCAACGCCGCGCAGTACCTGGTGACGCCGCAGGGCCTGGCCTACCGCGAGCGGCGCGGCCGCGACCCGCTGGTGGTGCACGGCGACCCGCTGGTGATGCAGGCCATCGCGGACGTGGTGGCCCGCCTGGACCCGGCGTTGCTCGACCCGGCCACCGAAATCGCCTTCCGGGCCAGCCTGCTCACCGGCGAGGTCGTGGCCGCCGTGATCGGTGCCGGAGAGACGCGCACCTTCCTGCGCGCCAGTGACCACCTGATGAACGCCGGGGTGGTCGGGGTCTCGCTGGCGCAGCCCGCCGGACGCCGCTTCAGCGCGGGCGTGCGCCTGATCGCCGGAGAGGCGGACATCCGCGAGCAGTTCGGGCGCGTGCAGGTCAGCGTCAGCGCCACCGGCTTCGCGCAGGTCAACCCGCCGGCGGCGGGGCTGGCGTATGTGCGGGCCGCCGAACTGGCGGGTTCGGGCGAGCATGCCGTGGACCTGTACGGCGGCTCGGGCGCCATCGGCCGTCACCTGGCCCCCAACTTCCGGCGCGTGACCGTGCTGGACGCCGCCGCCGAGGCCCTGGCACGTGGGCGGCAGGACGTGGCCGAGAGTGGTGAGACCAACGTGACCTTCCGGGACGGGGACGCCGCCCGCTTCAGCGAACTGGGCACCGACGTGATCGTGGTTGATCCGCCGCGGGCCGGGCTGGAGGAGGGAGCGCGCGAGCACATCCATTCCTCCACCGCCGACCGGCTGGTGTACATCTCCTGCGATCCGGCCACCTGGGCGCGTGACGTGGGCGACCTGACCCGGCGCGGCTGGAAGCTGGGCGAGGTCACGCCCCACGACTTCTACCCGCAGACCAGCCACGTCGAGCTCGTCAGCGTGTTTAACCGCTAG
- a CDS encoding HAD family hydrolase, whose amino-acid sequence MAPRRRSATRPIRLIATDLDGTLLRPDHSVSPRTRRALDTARAAGIHVVPVTARQPRGIRHIAEVAGFMDYALCGNGAHGLHLGSGETLFEAHVPVAAQRALARALTERVPGVLFASVRERGEVFVAQEGYAALAQFEDHKRAPDEMGASTLEDVLTGPSLKLIVRHPALPPRALLAEMGALGLGSYAVTHSGAPFLEVLAEGVSKAWGLDRLCKMLGVDRREVLAFGDAPNDAEMLAWAGRGVAVANAEPEALAAADETTLSNADDGVAVTLERMLALAPPQHEELK is encoded by the coding sequence ATGGCGCCGCGCCGTAGGTCCGCCACTCGCCCCATCCGCCTGATCGCCACCGATCTGGACGGTACTCTGCTGCGCCCCGACCACAGCGTCAGCCCGCGCACCCGCCGGGCGCTGGACACCGCGCGGGCGGCGGGAATCCACGTCGTGCCGGTCACGGCCCGGCAGCCGCGGGGCATTCGGCATATTGCCGAGGTGGCGGGCTTCATGGACTACGCCCTGTGCGGCAACGGCGCGCACGGGCTTCACCTGGGCAGCGGCGAGACGCTGTTCGAGGCGCACGTGCCGGTGGCGGCGCAACGGGCGCTGGCGCGGGCGCTGACCGAGCGGGTGCCGGGCGTGCTGTTCGCGAGCGTACGGGAAAGGGGCGAGGTCTTTGTGGCGCAGGAGGGCTACGCGGCTCTGGCCCAGTTCGAGGACCACAAGCGCGCGCCGGACGAGATGGGGGCCTCTACGCTGGAGGACGTGCTCACCGGGCCGAGCCTGAAACTCATCGTGCGCCATCCGGCGCTGCCTCCGCGTGCCCTGCTCGCCGAGATGGGGGCGCTGGGGCTGGGCAGCTACGCCGTGACCCACAGCGGCGCGCCGTTTCTGGAGGTGCTGGCCGAGGGGGTCAGCAAGGCCTGGGGGCTGGACCGGCTGTGCAAAATGCTGGGGGTGGACCGCCGCGAGGTCCTCGCCTTCGGGGACGCCCCGAACGACGCCGAGATGCTCGCCTGGGCCGGCCGTGGGGTGGCGGTCGCCAATGCCGAGCCCGAGGCCCTGGCGGCGGCGGACGAGACGACCCTGAGCAACGCCGACGACGGCGTGGCGGTGACCCTGGAGCGGATGCTGGCGCTGGCCCCACCCCAGCACGAGGAGCTGAAGTGA
- a CDS encoding 4'-phosphopantetheinyl transferase superfamily protein codes for MIVAVGHDLIEIARIRRMLEREGTRAEKLFSPEELAYCARLQDPAPSLAARFAAKEAFQKVWPRPHGWRDVWVTRTSTPGGPFPFTRPALAFVPEIGAEMQAHGWVAHLTLTHTKEHASAVVVLEDRGHGAAP; via the coding sequence ATGATCGTTGCCGTGGGCCATGACCTGATCGAGATCGCGCGCATCCGCCGCATGCTGGAGCGTGAGGGAACGCGCGCGGAGAAACTGTTTTCTCCCGAGGAACTGGCCTACTGCGCCCGCCTGCAAGACCCCGCCCCCAGCCTGGCCGCCCGTTTCGCCGCCAAGGAGGCCTTTCAGAAGGTCTGGCCGCGCCCCCACGGCTGGCGCGACGTGTGGGTCACCCGCACCTCCACGCCCGGCGGCCCCTTTCCCTTCACGCGCCCGGCACTCGCCTTCGTTCCCGAAATCGGGGCCGAGATGCAGGCCCACGGCTGGGTCGCCCACCTCACCCTGACCCATACCAAGGAACACGCCTCGGCGGTGGTGGTGCTGGAGGACCGGGGCCATGGCGCCGCGCCGTAG
- a CDS encoding HepT-like ribonuclease domain-containing protein gives MTSSGPPLFPDTSLQDVARVIRSVEPAWRQMGVSRVRIFGSVARGEATDLSDVDLLVDFAGEAGLLDLMHVKALFEDTLRRRIDVLTEGGLKPQLRREILADAVDVTHLPRHPKSSHRSKRWRWRVHDILDALDRVRDYTAEHTLDTFLADHRTQDAVLRNLSRLGETTKFVPQSVEDRWPDVPWAYLRDIRNLVAHDYFGIDPALVWHTATSELVNIRPALQALADGAEERSGR, from the coding sequence GTGACGTCTTCCGGCCCGCCCCTGTTTCCCGATACCAGCCTGCAGGATGTGGCCCGCGTGATCCGCTCGGTGGAGCCCGCGTGGCGGCAGATGGGCGTCTCCCGCGTGCGGATTTTCGGCTCGGTGGCGCGCGGCGAGGCCACCGACCTGTCGGACGTGGACCTGCTCGTGGACTTTGCGGGCGAGGCCGGACTGCTGGACCTGATGCACGTCAAGGCCCTGTTCGAGGACACCCTGCGCCGCCGCATTGACGTGCTGACCGAGGGCGGCCTCAAGCCCCAGCTGCGCCGCGAGATCCTGGCCGACGCGGTGGACGTGACCCACTTGCCCCGTCATCCGAAGTCCAGCCACCGGAGCAAGCGCTGGCGCTGGCGCGTTCACGACATTCTGGACGCCCTGGACCGCGTGCGCGACTACACGGCGGAGCATACCCTGGACACCTTCCTGGCCGATCACCGGACCCAGGACGCCGTGCTGCGCAACCTGTCCCGGCTGGGCGAGACGACCAAGTTCGTTCCGCAGAGCGTGGAGGACCGCTGGCCGGACGTGCCGTGGGCGTATCTGCGCGACATCCGCAATCTGGTGGCGCACGATTACTTCGGCATTGACCCGGCGCTGGTGTGGCACACCGCGACCTCGGAACTCGTCAACATCCGCCCCGCCTTGCAGGCGCTGGCAGACGGGGCAGAGGAGAGGAGCGGGCGCTAA
- a CDS encoding aldo/keto reductase, with product MNLLPPASPRLGLGLAALGRPGYINLGHDRDLPHKDVQALQDNAWTVLDAAWAAGVRYYDAARSYGRAEAFLGGWLRGRGHTATVGSKWGYTYVADWRTDARTHEVKSHDLDTLVRQWPETLAALDRAPDLYLIHSATLETGVLENGRVLARLAELAASGVRVGLSTSGPGQAETLRRALDVSVEGRNPLSVVQATWNVLEPSAGAALAQAHAAGWAVVVKETVANGRLTARGTPPPALTRLAQALEVTPDAVALAAALAQPWADVVLSGATTTAQLRSNLRALDLRLEADALADLAMSPAHYWQERSGLGWN from the coding sequence ATGAACCTCCTGCCTCCCGCTTCCCCCCGCCTGGGCCTGGGCCTCGCCGCACTGGGCCGGCCCGGATACATCAACCTGGGCCATGACCGGGACCTGCCCCACAAGGACGTGCAGGCCCTGCAGGACAACGCCTGGACTGTCCTGGACGCCGCGTGGGCGGCCGGCGTGCGCTACTACGACGCCGCGCGCAGCTATGGCCGCGCCGAGGCCTTTCTGGGCGGCTGGCTGCGCGGGCGCGGACACACCGCCACGGTGGGCAGCAAGTGGGGCTACACCTACGTCGCGGACTGGCGCACCGACGCCCGTACGCACGAGGTCAAGAGTCATGATCTGGACACGCTGGTGCGGCAATGGCCCGAAACCCTGGCGGCCCTGGACCGTGCCCCGGACCTTTACCTGATCCACTCCGCGACGCTGGAGACGGGTGTGTTGGAAAACGGGCGGGTGCTCGCGCGGCTCGCGGAACTCGCGGCCTCGGGCGTGCGCGTGGGCCTGAGCACCAGCGGACCGGGGCAGGCCGAGACCCTGCGGCGGGCGCTGGACGTCTCGGTGGAGGGCCGCAACCCGCTGAGCGTGGTACAGGCCACCTGGAACGTGCTGGAACCCTCAGCGGGCGCGGCGCTGGCCCAGGCACATGCGGCGGGCTGGGCGGTGGTGGTCAAGGAGACGGTCGCCAACGGCCGCCTGACCGCGCGGGGAACGCCGCCGCCCGCGCTGACCCGGCTGGCCCAGGCTCTGGAGGTCACCCCCGACGCCGTGGCGCTGGCCGCCGCTCTGGCCCAGCCGTGGGCCGACGTGGTTCTGAGTGGAGCGACCACCACGGCGCAGCTGCGCAGCAACCTGCGGGCCCTGGACCTGCGGCTGGAGGCGGACGCCCTGGCCGACCTCGCCATGTCGCCGGCCCACTACTGGCAGGAGCGCTCGGGCCTGGGCTGGAACTGA
- the paaA gene encoding 1,2-phenylacetyl-CoA epoxidase subunit PaaA encodes MTQHNTHIMPGETAEQHAAFEARIERGEKIEAGDWMPAEYRRQLIRMISQHAHSEVVGMLPEGEWIASAPSLKRKTILMAKVQDEAGHGQYLYHAAETLGATREDMIEALLTRRAKYSSIFNYPTMNWADVGMIGWLVDGAAIKNQTMLAGASYGPYSRAMVRICSEETFHHKQGKEMIVAYAQGTPAQRAMAQDALNRWWWPALMMLGPHDADSPNTGIMSKWGVKLKTNDEVRQEFLNEHAPELLEAGLTIPDPELHQDADGNWKHGPINWDEFWAVIKGERGLGNERLATRQQAHDEGAWVREALQAYTDRQRAVAAD; translated from the coding sequence ATGACCCAGCACAACACTCACATCATGCCCGGAGAAACCGCCGAACAGCACGCCGCCTTTGAGGCCCGCATCGAGCGCGGCGAGAAAATCGAGGCCGGCGACTGGATGCCCGCCGAGTACCGCCGCCAGCTGATCCGCATGATCTCGCAGCACGCGCACTCCGAAGTGGTGGGCATGCTGCCCGAGGGCGAATGGATCGCCAGCGCGCCCAGCCTGAAGCGCAAGACCATCCTGATGGCCAAGGTGCAGGACGAGGCCGGGCACGGCCAGTACCTGTACCACGCCGCCGAGACGCTGGGCGCAACCCGTGAGGACATGATTGAGGCGCTGCTGACCCGCCGCGCCAAGTACTCCTCGATCTTTAACTACCCCACCATGAACTGGGCCGACGTGGGCATGATCGGCTGGCTGGTGGACGGCGCGGCCATCAAGAACCAGACCATGCTGGCCGGGGCCAGTTACGGACCGTACAGCCGCGCGATGGTGCGGATCTGCAGCGAGGAGACCTTTCACCACAAACAGGGCAAGGAAATGATCGTGGCCTACGCGCAGGGCACCCCCGCCCAGCGTGCGATGGCCCAGGACGCCCTGAACCGCTGGTGGTGGCCGGCGCTGATGATGCTCGGGCCGCACGACGCCGACAGCCCGAACACCGGCATCATGAGCAAGTGGGGCGTGAAGCTCAAGACCAACGATGAGGTCCGGCAGGAGTTCCTCAACGAACACGCGCCCGAACTGCTGGAGGCGGGACTGACCATTCCTGACCCCGAGTTGCACCAGGACGCCGACGGCAACTGGAAGCACGGGCCCATCAACTGGGATGAGTTCTGGGCGGTCATCAAGGGCGAGCGGGGCCTGGGCAACGAGCGCCTGGCCACCCGCCAGCAGGCCCACGACGAGGGGGCCTGGGTGCGTGAGGCCCTGCAGGCGTACACCGACCGTCAGCGGGCCGTGGCTGCGGACTAG
- a CDS encoding phenylacetic acid degradation protein: MTQSPSQSPTHDTQWPRWEVFKQDSEKRPYQAVGSVHAGDPDHALLTARNVFVRRPAAVSLWAVREADILSATPEELAAHPAVLDTPGEADTYHVGVKKTHKRSMTFVDLVGTVQASGPGEALRQAQAAHADALAWLVFPEAAIARTDDDPGTVESWFAPAKDKTYKQQQYYGVIGKHVGQLKREGRMPRRVNEEPHVADHKVYDHPHDQPARTLEANAADVEVNP; encoded by the coding sequence ATGACCCAGTCTCCTTCACAATCTCCAACGCACGACACCCAGTGGCCGCGCTGGGAAGTTTTTAAACAGGACAGCGAGAAACGCCCGTATCAGGCGGTGGGCAGCGTGCATGCCGGCGATCCCGATCACGCGCTGCTGACCGCCCGCAATGTCTTTGTGCGCCGCCCCGCCGCCGTGAGCCTGTGGGCCGTGCGCGAGGCCGACATCCTGAGCGCCACACCCGAGGAACTCGCCGCCCATCCGGCGGTGCTGGATACGCCCGGCGAGGCCGATACGTACCACGTCGGGGTCAAGAAAACCCACAAGCGCAGCATGACCTTCGTGGATCTGGTGGGCACGGTGCAGGCCAGCGGCCCCGGTGAGGCGCTGCGGCAGGCGCAGGCCGCCCACGCCGACGCCCTGGCGTGGCTGGTCTTTCCCGAGGCGGCCATTGCCCGCACCGACGACGATCCGGGCACGGTGGAAAGCTGGTTTGCCCCGGCCAAGGACAAGACCTACAAGCAGCAGCAGTACTACGGCGTGATTGGCAAGCACGTGGGCCAGCTCAAGCGCGAGGGCCGCATGCCCCGGCGCGTGAATGAGGAGCCGCATGTGGCAGACCACAAGGTCTACGACCACCCGCACGACCAGCCCGCCCGTACCCTTGAAGCCAACGCCGCAGACGTCGAGGTAAACCCATGA
- the paaC gene encoding 1,2-phenylacetyl-CoA epoxidase subunit PaaC has product MTAPAPLTLSETQQAALIRKLTALADDEIILAQRGGEWTGHAPILEEDIALANIAQDELGHAGLYLELRRALDGSNPDQLAFTRDAAGYTCARLVELPRGDWAFTMLRQYLYDAYEAVWLDAARQSSYVPLAEVAAKAFREERFHLQHTALWVERLALGTPESLRRTQDALNALWPHLGQLFQPVAGEAELTGDGVLPDLNAVRVRWDGLVVPHLTDRCGLTLPPAGAEQPGREQHTEHLEPLLAEMQRVARDHPDAELW; this is encoded by the coding sequence ATGACCGCTCCCGCTCCCCTGACCCTCTCTGAGACGCAGCAGGCGGCCCTGATCCGCAAGCTGACCGCCCTGGCCGACGACGAGATCATCCTGGCCCAGCGCGGCGGCGAGTGGACCGGCCACGCCCCGATTCTCGAGGAGGACATCGCCCTGGCGAACATCGCGCAGGACGAACTGGGCCACGCGGGACTGTATCTGGAACTGCGCCGCGCCCTGGACGGCAGCAACCCGGATCAGCTGGCCTTTACCCGGGACGCCGCAGGGTACACCTGCGCGCGGCTCGTGGAACTGCCCCGGGGAGACTGGGCCTTTACCATGCTGCGCCAGTACCTGTACGACGCCTACGAGGCCGTGTGGCTGGACGCCGCCCGCCAGAGCAGCTATGTTCCGCTGGCCGAGGTCGCCGCCAAGGCCTTCCGCGAGGAGCGCTTTCACCTGCAGCACACGGCGCTGTGGGTCGAGCGCCTCGCGCTGGGCACGCCCGAGAGCCTGCGCCGCACCCAGGACGCCCTGAACGCCCTGTGGCCCCATCTCGGCCAGCTGTTTCAGCCGGTTGCCGGTGAAGCCGAACTGACCGGGGACGGCGTGCTGCCCGACCTGAACGCCGTCCGGGTCCGCTGGGACGGACTGGTCGTGCCGCACCTGACCGACCGCTGTGGTTTGACCTTGCCGCCCGCCGGGGCCGAGCAGCCCGGACGCGAACAGCACACCGAACATCTGGAGCCGTTGCTCGCCGAGATGCAGCGGGTCGCCCGCGACCATCCCGACGCCGAACTCTGGTAA
- the paaD gene encoding 1,2-phenylacetyl-CoA epoxidase subunit PaaD — MTVPHAPLTPQAIWAALDTVPDPEIPVVSVTDMGMVRDVQIAQDGAVTVTFTPTFSGCPALHVIRDSIGQAVRDLGAPAVEVRSTLTPPWTTDWIKEDARERLREYGIAPPAPAEDGLIQLQADATRCPRCGSFDVRMTGSFGPTLCKRLYVCDACKEPFEGFKSI, encoded by the coding sequence ATGACTGTTCCCCATGCCCCCCTCACCCCACAGGCCATCTGGGCCGCGCTGGACACGGTTCCTGACCCCGAGATCCCGGTGGTGTCCGTGACCGACATGGGCATGGTCCGTGACGTGCAGATCGCTCAGGACGGCGCGGTCACCGTGACGTTCACGCCTACCTTCAGCGGCTGCCCGGCGCTGCACGTCATCCGCGACAGCATCGGCCAGGCGGTGCGCGATCTGGGCGCACCGGCGGTGGAGGTCCGCAGCACCCTCACGCCTCCGTGGACCACCGACTGGATCAAGGAGGATGCCCGCGAACGCCTGCGCGAGTACGGCATCGCTCCGCCCGCCCCCGCCGAGGACGGTTTGATTCAGCTGCAGGCCGACGCCACCCGCTGCCCCCGCTGCGGCAGCTTCGACGTGCGGATGACCGGCAGCTTTGGTCCCACGCTGTGCAAGCGGCTGTATGTCTGCGACGCGTGCAAGGAGCCTTTCGAGGGCTTCAAGAGCATCTGA